In a single window of the Coregonus clupeaformis isolate EN_2021a unplaced genomic scaffold, ASM2061545v1 scaf0126, whole genome shotgun sequence genome:
- the LOC121550205 gene encoding GLIPR1-like protein 1, giving the protein MAQLLLLGSLWVVIFLGSSVPNIESSEYNPFPGITDEKFIDDCVRIHNDNRSSVNPPARNMLYMTWDEGLAITARAWARHCDFQHNIYLKEVSRVHPVFSSVGENIWAGYPPSMFSVMKAMDLWVKEVKDYSYQSNKCTPGRMCGHYTQVVWATSYKVGCAVQICPNGVDRTSFPNKEGAIFVCNYAEAGNVVGILPYQNGMEECSSCEGANNQCQAKLCHNPKRDQQKSYRWTPDWDPALATCGPSCMAILAIRPLVLLLTFVAVFGVHRLYPSIFFYE; this is encoded by the exons ATGGCGCAGCTACTGCTGCTGGGATCGCTGTGGGTTGTGATTTTCCTGGGCTCATCTGTCCCTAATATCGAGTCCTCGGAGTACAACCCATTTCCTGGCATCACCGACGAGAAGTTCATCGACGACTGTGTGAGGATACACAACGACAACCGGTCCTCTGTGAATCCACCAGCCAGAAATATGCTCTACATG ACGTGGGATGAGGGCTTGGCCATCACTGCAAGGGCCTGGGCGAGACACTGTGATTTCCAGCACAATATCTACCTGAAAGAGGTCAGTCGGGTCCACCCTGTCTTCTCCTCCGTGGGAGAGAACATCTGGGCAGGATACCCGCCCTCCATGTTCTCCGTCATGAAAGCCATGGATTTATGGGTCAAAGAAGTTAAAGATTACTCATACCAAAGCAATAAGTGTACACCAGGAAGAATGTGTGGCCACTAcacacag GTTGTATGGGCGACGAGCTACAAGGTTGGGTGCGCCGTCCAAATATGCCCGAATGGTGTCGACAGGACTTCGTTTCCTAATAAAGAGGGAGCCATATTTGTTTGTAACTATGCCGAAGC GGGAAACGTGGTTGGTATTTTACCATACCAGAATGGGATGGAAGAATGCAGCTCTTGTGAAGGTGCAAACAATCAATGCCAAGCCAAGCTCTGCC ACAATCCAAAACGAGACCAACAGAAAA GTTACAGATGGACTCCCGACTGGGACCCCGCCCTGGCCACCTGTGGCCCCTCCTGCATGGCCATATTGGCCATCCGAcccctggtcctcctcctcacctTTGTCGCCGTATTTGGAGTACACAGATTGTACCCAAGCATTTTTTTTTACGAATAG